A genomic stretch from Pochonia chlamydosporia 170 chromosome 4, whole genome shotgun sequence includes:
- a CDS encoding dynein light intermediate chain (similar to Cordyceps militaris CM01 XP_006670415.1): MAGRNERVSTYTAGSGDTDGRNGEQRKNLWTSMLESVASGKRLPEKNLLVLGGTPETQREFIESLSGTNARRNFDRQKTPPVANNFALGYTYYDVLDTDQDDTLARVSLYLLSQPSGEFASLVSPLLTPESVSHTAIIILLDWSQPHQWLRQIWRWIQVLEEVMGRVSSEARNEMEDIMASWKERGRVGAPTNLDGTPTATGTSGDGDGQLPLGPGEWSEPLGLPLCVVCQNAQKMEFLEKNKSWKEPDFDTVLQYLRTILLRHGASLIYTSQNTPSQLPLLIHSTLGITSLLKRQPLKHNVIDRDKIVVAPNWDSWGKIRILGGAFDAELVSKGWEEDIKLPAGTDPVPDQESRSPQHPSAIAQYEEWCRDPNSGGLAVVESAMPDGQIVSVDSENPQDFLERQLKILEAFKAKAPEKGPSPLAAGRRTEFPEEKSVNDHIGPVQFNMGGIQVDADDMLQRLKDRNAHASPDEEEEEMDDGQAAHIAKDFDNEQLQNFFSGLMNRTAGAADAPRS; encoded by the exons ATGGCGGGCAGAAACGAGCGGGTGTCCACGTACACTGCTGGCTCAGGCGATACAGACGGTCGAAATGGCGAACAAAGGAAGAACCTCTGGACATCTATGCTGGAGTCTGTTGCCAGCGGGAAACGCCTCCCAGAAAAGAATCTTCTGGTGCTAG GTGGTACCCCTGAGACGCAACGAGAGTTCATCGAATCCTTATCTGGCACCAACGCACGACGAAATTTTGACAGACAAAAGACGCCGCCTGTAGCGAATAACTTTGCCCTGGGATATACCTACTACGACGTTTTGGACACTGATCAAGATG ATACCCTCGCCCGAGTCTCGCTCTATCTCCTCTCACAACCGTCCGGCGAATTCGCATCCCTCGTTTCCCCGCTCCTAACGCCCGAGTCGGTTTCTCacacagccatcatcatccttctGGACTGGTCGCAACCGCACCAATGGCTCCGCCAGATCTGGCGCTGGATCCAGGTACTAGAGGAGGTAATGGGCCGAGTGAGCAGCGAGGCGCGCAACGAAATGGAGGATATCATGGCTTCGTGGAAGGAGCGTGGCCGCGTAGGCGCACCGACGAACTTGGACGGAACGCCAACTGCCACAGGGACGAGTGGTGACGGCGACGGCCAGCTGCCTCTGGGTCCCGGCGAATGGTCCGAGCCGTTAGGTCTACCGCTCTGCGTGGTGTGCCAAAAT GCCCAAAAAATGGAGTTCCtagaaaagaacaagagctGGAAAGAACCCGACTTCGACACCGTCCTCCAATATCTCCGAACAATCCTCCTCCGAC ACGGCGCCTCCCTCATCTACACCTCGCAAAACACACCCTCGCAGCTCCCGCTCCTCATCCACTCCACCCTCGGCATAACATCCCTCCTCAAGCGCCAACCGCTCAAGCACAACGTCATCGACAGAGACAAGATTGTCGTCGCACCGAACTGGGACTCATGGGGCAAGATCCGCATCCTAGGCGGCGCATTCGACGCCGAACTCGTCTCCAAAGGCTGGGAGGAAGACATCAAACTCCCCGCGGGGACGGACCCCGTCCCAGACCAGGAATCCCGCTCGCCGCAACATCCCAGCGCGATAGCCCAATATGAAGAATGGTGCCGCGACCCCAACAGTGGGGGTCTTGCTGTCGTCGAGAGCGCCATGCCAGACGGCCAGATCGTCAGCGTGGACAGCGAGAACCCGCAGGATTTTCTGGAGAGACAGCTCAAGATCCTGGAGGCGTTCAAGGCGAAAGCCCCTGAGAAGGGGCCCAGTCCACTCGCTGCGGGGCGGAGGACAGAATTCCCTGAAGAGAAGAGCGTTAATGATCATATTGGTCCTGTGCAGTTTAACATGGGTGGCATACAAGTCGATGCGGATGACATGCTGCAGCGTCTAAAG GATCGGAATGCGCATGCCTCgccagacgaggaggaggaggagatggatgatggacAGGCGGCACACATAGCCAAGgactttgacaatgagcAGTTGCAGAATTTCTTTAGTGGGCTTATGAATCGGACGGCTGGGGCGGCGGATGCTCCTCGCTCATGA
- a CDS encoding U2 snRNP component IST3 (similar to Metarhizium acridum CQMa 102 XP_007810705.1) — MECTTPEGSWHVDYRDTAFIYFGGLPYELTEGDVITIFSQFGEPVFLKLARDKETGKSKGFGWLKYEDQRSTDLAVDNLGGADIAGRIISVDHARYKPRDDEDPEEFDVSWQAMMRKEGKVEEVEESEEEARPMLQEERELAILMRDHDDDDPMKGFLVDEKKKEVEEARRRAEKKSRHDKHRHRHREGGEDERRDRRHREKDRDRESRRHRDGSRDRERRSHRDRDDDDRDRRRERRGDDDYKESRKDGDYDRKRRHRDRSQESRHKSRRDDDRRRRRSRSRSPRHDEK; from the exons ATGGAATGCAC AACCCCCGAAGGCTCATGGCACGTCGACTACCGCGACACAGCATTCATCTACTTCGGCGGCCTGCCCTACGAGCTCACCGAAGGCGACGTCATCACCATATTCTCCCAGTTCGGCGAGCCCGTCTTCCTCAAGCTCGCGCGGGACAAGGAGACCGGAAAATCCAAAGGCTTCGGCTGGCTCAAGTACGAAGACCAGCGCAGCACAGACCTAGCGGTCGATAACCTTGGCGGTGCCGACATCGCCGGACGGATAATCAGCGTCGACCACGCGAGGTACAAGCCGCGCGATGACGAGGACCCGGAGGAATTCGACGTCAGCTGGCAGGCTATGATGCGCAAGGAGGGCAAGGTGGAGGAAGTGGAGGagagtgaggaggaggcaagGCCAATGTTGCAGGAGGAGAGGGAGTTGGCGATTTTGATGAGGGAccatgatgacgatgatccTATGAAGGGGTTTTTGGTGGatgagaaaaagaaggaggttgaggaggcgaggaggagggcggagaagaagagcaggcATGATAAGCATAGGCATAGACATagggagggtggtgaggatgagaggCGAGATAGGCGGCATAGAGAAAAGGATAGGGATAGGGAGTCGCGGAGGCATAGGGATGGATCGCGGGATCGCGAGCGGAGAAGTCATAGGGATCGCGATGATGACGACCGAGACAGACGGAGGGAAAGGAGGGGTGATGATGATTATAAAGAGTCACGGAAGGATGGGGACTATGATCGGAAAAGACGGCATCGGGATAGATCCCAAGAATCAAGACACAAAAGCAGGAGGGATGATGACAGAAGACGGCGGCGGAGTAGGAGTCGCTCGCCACGACATGACGAAAAGTAA